From a region of the Mercurialis annua linkage group LG1-X, ddMerAnnu1.2, whole genome shotgun sequence genome:
- the LOC126654708 gene encoding vacuolar cation/proton exchanger 3, with product MAGINNHSLQEPWLLENGNPKVLTREIRHHSRTAHNMSSSSLRKKSDLTLVYKVRCGLLRNFLANLQEVILGTKLSVLFPAIPLAIVAQCYGFGRPWIFALSLLGLTPLAERISFLTEQLSYYTGPTVGGLLNATCGNATELIIAIFALSQHKIDVVKYSLLGSILSNLLLVLGTSLFCGGIANLGKEQKYDRKQADVNTMLLLLALLCHMLPLLSRIAGETASVSAVPILEMSRASSVVMLIGYISYIFFQLVTHRQMFEAPEESEDGDDSIEETPVIGFWSGIVWLVGMTIVVALLSEYVVGTIEDASESWGLSVSFISIILLPIVGNAAEHAGAIIFAFKNKLDISLGVALGSATQIAMFVVPLCVVVAWIMGIEMDLNFNLLETGALALSIIATAFTLQDGTSHYLKGLALLLCYIVIGACFFVSRTPLNTGNAVNIAVNAAPSILSA from the exons ATGGCGGGGATTAACAACCATTCGTTGCAGGAGCCATGGCTTCTTGAAAATGGAAACCCTAAAGTTTTAACGAGGGAAATTCGGCATCATAGCCGAACTGCTCATAACATGTCGTCGTCTTCGCTTCGAAAGAAATCTGATCTTACTCTTGTTTATAAGGTTCGGTGTGGCTTGCTCCGTAACTTTTTAGCTAATCTTCAAGAAGTTATTTTAGGGACCAAACTGTCTGTTCTTTTTCCTGCTATTCCTCTCGCCATTGTTGCTCAGTGTTATGGATTTGGAAGA CCATGGATTTTTGCTTTGAGTTTACTTGGACTTACTCCTCTTGCTGAAAGAATCAGCTTTCTCACAGA GCAACTTTCGTACTACACTGGTCCAACag TTGGAGGACTACTAAATGCAACATGTGGCAATGCGACTGAATTAATTATAGCTATCTTTGCACTAAGCCAGCACAAGATTGATGTGGTGAAATATTCTCTTCTGGGTTCTATCTTATCAAACTTGCTTTTGGTTCTTGGCACTTCTCTTTTCTGCGGTGGGATTGCAAATCTTggaaaagaacaaaaatatgaCAGA AAACAAGCGGATGTGAATACAATGCTTCTGCTGCTGGCATTACTGTGCCACATGCTGCCATTGTTATCAAGAATTGCTGGTGAAACTGCTTCTGTTTCAGCAGTACCAATACTAGAGATGTCGAGAGCGAGCAGCGTTGTAATGCTTATTGGATACATTTCTTACATTTTCTTCCAACTTGTAACTCACAGGCAAATGTTCGAAGCCCCTGAG GAATCCGAGGATGGTGATGATTCGATTGAAGAAACTCCTGTGATCGGATTCTGGAGTGGAATCGTTTGGCTGGTTGGGATGACTATTGTTGTAGCTTTGTTATCAGAATATGTTGTGGGAACAATTGag GATGCTTCGGAATCTTGGGGACTTTCGGTCAGTTTCATAAGCATAATCTTGTTACCAATTGTTGGAAATGCAGCAGAACATGCTGGAGCCATCATTTTTGCTTTCAAGAACAAGTTGGATATATCTTTGGGTGTTGCTTTGGGCTCAGCAACTCAAATTGCCATGTTTGTG GTACCATTGTGTGTGGTTGTTGCATGGATAATGGGCATTGAGATGGATCTAAACTTCAATCTCCTTGAGACCGGTGCTCTGGCCTTATCAATTATTGCCACAGCCTTCACTTTACAG GATGGTACTTCTCATTATTTGAAAGGATTGGCTCTTTTGCTTTGTTACATTGTTATCGGAGCATGTTTTTTCGTCTCCAGAACGCCTCTCA ACACAGGAAATGCAGTCAACATTGCAGTCAATGCAGCACCATCAATCCTCTCAGCTTAA